In Legionella beliardensis, the following are encoded in one genomic region:
- a CDS encoding MFS transporter: MTSNQKKLMPWVNWGIAVSFVLSQFFLQAASGLMAAAWQHDFQLNTTQLGFLSAAFFIAYVSMQIPVGLAYDRFGARKILLIASVLLCIGTFGLSLSHTYWQAIIARILMGFGSSFGFVGMLYTTSSWFSSRYFALLVGLAETLAMIGVALAEIIMAWVISRYGWREMLYIAGSFMFFINLLIYIFVRDRKANHAKKTKKTPLLFALQKVAQNKQVWLAGLYGFATFSVINVVVGLWGVPFFTQYHKLSLHTASSMMSMVFIGTAIGGPFNAWLVDRWLNRRLSTTIFALITTILFGVILYIPNLTVIAGFVILFLIGFFSSIYVQVFAIVKDHTALSIRATALAATNMLLMSSAPILQPVIGKLLELNYSFVQALSLLEVIFVISIALSFGLDKKK, encoded by the coding sequence ATGACATCTAATCAAAAGAAGCTTATGCCCTGGGTTAATTGGGGGATAGCTGTAAGTTTTGTGTTGTCGCAATTTTTTTTACAGGCTGCATCTGGATTAATGGCAGCAGCATGGCAACATGATTTTCAATTAAATACCACGCAATTAGGTTTCTTATCAGCAGCTTTTTTTATTGCCTATGTAAGCATGCAAATTCCAGTGGGACTTGCTTATGACCGTTTTGGCGCCCGTAAAATTTTATTGATTGCGTCTGTCTTATTATGTATAGGCACGTTTGGACTTAGCCTAAGCCATACTTATTGGCAAGCGATCATCGCAAGAATCCTTATGGGCTTTGGTAGCTCTTTTGGCTTTGTAGGCATGTTGTATACCACATCCTCTTGGTTTTCGAGTAGGTATTTTGCTTTGTTGGTTGGTCTTGCTGAAACATTAGCAATGATAGGGGTAGCGTTAGCAGAAATTATTATGGCATGGGTCATTAGCCGTTATGGCTGGCGAGAGATGTTATATATTGCTGGCAGCTTTATGTTTTTTATTAATTTATTAATTTATATCTTTGTTCGCGATCGTAAAGCAAATCATGCGAAGAAAACAAAGAAGACCCCACTTCTGTTTGCTTTACAAAAAGTAGCTCAAAATAAACAAGTTTGGCTTGCTGGTTTATATGGGTTTGCAACCTTTTCAGTGATTAATGTTGTTGTTGGGTTGTGGGGCGTTCCTTTTTTTACCCAGTATCATAAATTATCCTTGCATACCGCGAGCTCCATGATGTCAATGGTTTTTATCGGAACAGCAATTGGAGGGCCATTTAATGCTTGGTTAGTTGATCGTTGGTTAAATCGGCGGCTTTCTACGACAATTTTTGCGCTCATCACAACGATACTTTTTGGTGTTATACTATATATACCAAATTTAACTGTTATAGCCGGATTTGTGATTCTGTTTTTAATCGGGTTTTTCTCATCGATTTACGTTCAGGTATTTGCAATTGTAAAAGATCATACGGCGCTTAGTATACGCGCGACGGCTTTGGCTGCAACGAATATGTTGCTTATGTCGAGTGCGCCTATATTACAACCGGTAATTGGTAAATTATTAGAATTAAATTATAGCTTTGTGCAAGCATTATCATTATTAGAGGTTATCTTTGTAATCTCGATAGCCTTATCATTTGGCTTAGATAAAAAGAAATAG
- a CDS encoding M48 family metallopeptidase produces the protein MIIEIEGFQVELTRKPVKYINLRITSQGSIKVSAPKRSSLTNISKFVKDKSSWIKSHQERLKDQEILLNMHARADENHFFLGDRYKLIIKESDIKKGITLNKSFMHCFAPANASLHETQAILHHWYRKQMETLLPALIKKWEPIIGVRVLEYGIKTMKTRWGSCNTVAKRIWINLHLIQKPLICLEYVLVHEMVHLLEPSHNKRFHSLMTKFMPKWPEYRLLLNTKLV, from the coding sequence ATGATTATAGAAATAGAGGGTTTTCAAGTTGAATTGACACGAAAACCGGTTAAATATATTAATCTTCGTATTACTTCCCAGGGAAGTATTAAAGTTAGTGCGCCTAAGCGTTCTTCGCTGACAAATATTTCAAAATTTGTAAAAGATAAATCATCTTGGATTAAGAGCCATCAAGAGCGTTTAAAGGATCAAGAAATTCTTTTAAACATGCATGCCCGGGCCGATGAGAATCACTTTTTTCTTGGCGATCGCTACAAATTAATCATTAAAGAAAGTGACATCAAGAAAGGAATTACCCTCAATAAGTCCTTTATGCATTGTTTTGCTCCAGCTAATGCGTCGTTGCATGAAACACAGGCTATTTTACATCACTGGTATCGTAAGCAAATGGAAACCTTACTACCTGCTTTAATTAAAAAATGGGAACCTATTATTGGGGTGCGTGTTTTAGAATATGGTATAAAAACGATGAAAACCCGTTGGGGTTCTTGTAATACTGTAGCTAAACGAATTTGGATTAATTTACATCTAATTCAAAAACCCCTTATTTGTCTTGAATACGTTTTAGTGCATGAAATGGTTCATTTGCTTGAACCTAGCCACAATAAACGTTTTCATAGTTTAATGACTAAGTTTATGCCTAAGTGGCCTGAGTATCGACTATTACTTAATACAAAATTAGTTTAA